Proteins from a genomic interval of Pseudomonas sp. RC10:
- a CDS encoding D-alanine--D-alanine ligase: MTAAAPVSLLSTLEPKSFGRVAVLFGGKSAEREVSLKSGNAVLEALLSAGVDAFGIDVGDDFLQRLASETIDRAFIVLHGRGGEDGTMQGLLECLEIPYTGSGVLASALAMDKLRTKQVWQSLGLPTPRHAVLASESGCISAATELGFPLIVKPAHEGSSIGMAKVTRVDELIAAWNAASTYDSNVLVEQWIQGPEFTVATLRGQVLPPIGLGTPHTFYDYDAKYLASDTQYRIPCGLDANKEQELKALTARACEAVGVAGWARTDVMQDANGEFWLLEVNTVPGMTDHSLVPMAANAAGLDFKQLVLAILADSVQVRG; this comes from the coding sequence ATGACAGCCGCCGCGCCCGTCTCCCTGCTCTCGACCCTTGAGCCAAAAAGCTTCGGCCGCGTTGCCGTGCTTTTTGGCGGCAAGAGTGCGGAGCGGGAGGTTTCCCTCAAATCCGGCAACGCAGTGCTTGAAGCGCTGCTGAGTGCGGGCGTCGATGCCTTCGGGATCGATGTGGGCGACGATTTCCTTCAGCGACTGGCCAGCGAGACCATCGACCGCGCGTTCATCGTGCTGCACGGTCGCGGCGGCGAAGACGGCACCATGCAGGGCCTGCTCGAATGCCTGGAGATCCCGTACACCGGCAGCGGCGTGCTGGCGTCTGCACTGGCGATGGATAAGCTGCGCACTAAGCAGGTCTGGCAGAGCCTGGGCCTGCCGACCCCGCGTCACGCGGTGCTGGCGAGCGAATCCGGCTGTATTTCTGCGGCGACGGAACTGGGCTTTCCTTTGATCGTCAAACCCGCTCATGAAGGCTCCAGTATCGGTATGGCCAAGGTGACCCGCGTCGACGAATTGATCGCCGCCTGGAATGCCGCCAGTACCTACGATTCAAACGTGTTGGTCGAACAATGGATTCAAGGTCCAGAGTTCACTGTCGCGACGCTGCGTGGGCAAGTCTTGCCCCCGATCGGCCTGGGCACTCCCCACACTTTTTACGACTACGACGCCAAGTACCTGGCTTCCGATACCCAGTACCGGATTCCGTGCGGCCTCGATGCAAACAAAGAACAGGAACTCAAGGCGCTGACCGCACGTGCCTGCGAAGCCGTGGGTGTTGCCGGATGGGCACGCACCGACGTCATGCAGGACGCCAATGGCGAGTTCTGGCTGCTGGAAGTCAACACCGTGCCCGGCATGACCGATCACAGCCTGGTCCCCATGGCAGCGAATGCCGCAGGGCTCGATTTTAAACAGTTGGTGTTGGCGATTCTGGCCGACAGTGTCCAGGTGCGGGGGTAA
- a CDS encoding cell division protein FtsQ/DivIB, producing MLGATVRHQQSTPGRKPVPRGASRMVAKEPLSARMPKPNFGFLRGLMWPVLLVVLGFGTYEAAQRLLPYADRPISRINVQGDLSYISQQAVQQRIAPYVATSFFNIDLAGMRTELEQMPWIAHAEVRRVWPDQVVIRLEEQLPVARWGDSALLNNQGQAFTPRELANYEHLPQLFGPQRAQQQVMQQYQVLSQMLRPLGFSIARLELRERGSWFLTTGAGNAGPGLELLLGRGNLVEKMRRFIAIYEKTLKEQITNIARVDLRYNNGLAVGWREQAPAPTTDKPAVAKN from the coding sequence ATGCTCGGCGCAACGGTACGTCATCAGCAATCCACTCCTGGCCGCAAGCCGGTGCCTCGCGGTGCCAGCCGGATGGTGGCCAAGGAGCCTCTGTCGGCGCGCATGCCGAAACCGAATTTCGGTTTCCTGCGCGGCCTGATGTGGCCCGTCCTGCTGGTGGTGCTGGGTTTTGGCACTTACGAAGCCGCGCAGCGTCTATTGCCGTACGCCGACCGGCCGATCTCGCGGATCAACGTTCAGGGCGACCTGAGCTACATCAGCCAGCAAGCCGTTCAGCAGCGCATCGCGCCTTACGTGGCCACCAGTTTTTTCAACATCGACCTGGCCGGGATGCGTACCGAGCTGGAACAGATGCCCTGGATCGCCCACGCCGAAGTGCGTCGTGTGTGGCCGGATCAGGTGGTGATTCGCCTCGAAGAACAATTGCCGGTTGCGCGCTGGGGCGATTCGGCCCTGCTGAACAACCAGGGCCAGGCGTTCACCCCGCGTGAGCTGGCCAATTATGAACACCTTCCGCAGTTGTTCGGGCCTCAACGGGCTCAACAGCAGGTGATGCAGCAGTACCAGGTGCTGAGCCAGATGTTGCGCCCGCTGGGCTTCTCCATCGCTCGCCTGGAATTGCGCGAACGAGGCAGTTGGTTCCTGACCACCGGCGCAGGCAATGCAGGTCCCGGCCTGGAACTGCTGCTGGGACGAGGCAACCTGGTTGAGAAGATGCGCCGCTTTATCGCCATCTACGAAAAAACGCTGAAAGAACAGATCACGAACATTGCGCGAGTAGACCTGCGTTACAACAACGGCCTGGCCGTTGGGTGGCGTGAGCAGGCGCCAGCGCCAACGACGGACAAACCCGCCGTCGCGAAGAATTGA
- the ftsA gene encoding cell division protein FtsA — protein MANVQSGKMIVGLDIGTSKVVALVGEVAADGTLEIVGIGTHPSRGLKKGVVVNIESTVQSIQRAVEEAQLMAGCRIHSAFVGVAGNHIRSLNSHGIVAIRDREVSSADLERVLDAAQAVAIPADQRVLHTLPQDYVIDNQEGVREPLGMSGVRLEAKVHVVTCAVNAAQNIEKCVRRCGLEVDDIILEQLASAYSVLTDDEKELGVCLVDIGGGTTDIAIFTEGAIRHTAVIPIAGDQVTNDIAMALRTPTQYAEEIKIRYACALAKLAGAGETIKVPSVGDRPPRELSRQALAEVVEPRYDELFTLIQAELRRSGYEDLIPAGIVLTGGTSKMEGAVELAEEIFHMPVRLGVPHSIKGLADVVRNPIYSTGVGLLLYGLQKQSDGISLSGLSNSGSSYSDEPKAPVFERLKRWVQGNF, from the coding sequence ATGGCAAACGTGCAAAGCGGCAAAATGATCGTCGGATTGGATATCGGCACCTCCAAGGTGGTGGCGCTGGTAGGCGAAGTCGCGGCTGATGGCACGCTGGAAATCGTCGGTATCGGCACCCACCCTTCACGCGGCCTGAAGAAGGGCGTGGTGGTGAACATCGAGTCGACCGTGCAGTCGATTCAGCGCGCGGTGGAAGAAGCGCAGCTGATGGCGGGCTGCCGCATTCACTCGGCGTTCGTCGGTGTCGCGGGCAACCACATTCGCAGCCTGAATTCCCACGGTATCGTGGCGATTCGCGACCGCGAAGTGAGTTCGGCTGACCTGGAGCGCGTCCTTGACGCCGCTCAGGCGGTGGCGATCCCGGCGGACCAGCGCGTCCTGCACACCCTGCCGCAGGATTACGTGATCGATAACCAGGAAGGCGTTCGTGAGCCGCTGGGCATGTCGGGCGTACGTCTGGAAGCCAAAGTGCACGTCGTGACCTGCGCCGTGAACGCCGCTCAGAACATTGAGAAGTGCGTGCGTCGTTGCGGCCTGGAAGTCGACGACATCATCCTTGAGCAGTTGGCCTCGGCGTACTCGGTGCTGACCGACGACGAGAAAGAGCTGGGCGTGTGCCTGGTGGACATCGGTGGCGGCACCACCGACATCGCGATCTTCACCGAAGGCGCGATCCGTCACACTGCTGTGATCCCGATTGCGGGCGATCAAGTCACCAACGACATCGCCATGGCCCTGCGCACCCCGACGCAGTACGCCGAAGAGATCAAGATCCGTTACGCCTGCGCCCTGGCCAAACTGGCCGGCGCTGGTGAAACCATCAAAGTGCCGAGCGTGGGCGACCGTCCACCTCGCGAACTCTCCCGTCAGGCGCTGGCCGAAGTGGTCGAGCCTCGCTACGACGAGCTGTTCACCCTGATTCAGGCCGAACTGCGCCGCAGTGGCTACGAAGACCTGATTCCGGCCGGCATCGTGCTGACCGGTGGTACCTCGAAAATGGAAGGCGCGGTCGAACTGGCCGAGGAAATCTTCCACATGCCGGTGCGCCTCGGCGTGCCGCACAGCATCAAGGGTCTGGCGGACGTCGTTCGCAACCCGATTTACTCCACCGGTGTTGGCTTGCTGCTGTACGGACTGCAAAAGCAGTCCGACGGGATCTCGCTGTCAGGCCTTTCCAATTCCGGTAGCAGTTATAGCGATGAACCTAAGGCACCCGTGTTTGAGCGTCTCAAGCGCTGGGTCCAGGGGAATTTCTAA
- the ftsZ gene encoding cell division protein FtsZ yields the protein MFELVDNIPQSPVIKVIGVGGGGGNAVNHMVKSNIEGVEFICANTDAQALKNIGARTILQLGTGVTKGLGAGANPEVGRQAALEDRERIAEVLQGTNMVFITTGMGGGTGTGAAPIIAEVAKEMGILTVAVVTRPFPFEGRKRMQIADEGIRALSESVDSLITIPNEKLLTILGKDASLLSAFAKADDVLAGAVRGISDIIKRPGMINVDFADVRTVMSEMGMAMMGTGAASGPNRAREATEAAIRNPLLEDVNLQGARGILVNITAGPDLSLGEYSDVGSIIEAFASEHAMVKVGTVIDPDMRDELHVTVVATGLGAKIEKPVKVIDNTMQTAQAAPVQQQAVRQEQPSVNYRDLDRPTVMRNQAHAGATAAAKMNPQDDLDYLDIPAFLRRQAD from the coding sequence ATGTTCGAGCTCGTAGACAACATCCCACAAAGCCCGGTAATTAAAGTTATCGGCGTTGGTGGCGGCGGCGGCAACGCGGTCAATCACATGGTCAAGAGCAACATCGAAGGCGTCGAGTTCATCTGCGCCAACACCGATGCTCAAGCACTGAAGAACATTGGCGCACGTACCATTCTGCAACTGGGTACCGGTGTGACCAAGGGCCTGGGTGCAGGTGCCAATCCTGAAGTCGGTCGTCAGGCGGCACTGGAAGATCGTGAGCGCATTGCGGAAGTTCTGCAGGGCACCAACATGGTCTTCATCACCACCGGCATGGGTGGCGGTACCGGTACCGGTGCAGCCCCGATCATCGCCGAAGTGGCCAAGGAAATGGGCATTCTGACCGTTGCGGTCGTGACCCGTCCGTTCCCGTTCGAAGGCCGCAAGCGCATGCAGATCGCCGATGAAGGCATCCGCGCGCTGTCCGAAAGCGTCGACTCGTTGATCACCATTCCCAACGAGAAGCTGCTGACCATCCTGGGTAAAGACGCAAGCCTGCTGTCGGCTTTCGCCAAGGCAGACGATGTACTGGCCGGTGCCGTTCGCGGTATCTCCGACATCATCAAGCGTCCAGGCATGATCAACGTCGACTTCGCCGACGTACGCACCGTGATGTCCGAAATGGGCATGGCGATGATGGGCACTGGCGCTGCCAGCGGTCCGAACCGTGCGCGTGAAGCCACCGAAGCCGCAATCCGCAACCCGCTGCTCGAAGACGTGAACCTGCAGGGTGCCCGCGGCATTCTGGTCAACATCACCGCCGGTCCTGACCTGTCTCTGGGTGAGTACTCCGACGTGGGTAGCATCATCGAAGCGTTCGCCTCCGAGCACGCCATGGTCAAGGTCGGTACCGTTATCGATCCGGACATGCGCGACGAGCTGCACGTGACCGTGGTTGCCACAGGCCTGGGTGCAAAAATCGAGAAGCCTGTGAAGGTCATCGACAACACCATGCAGACCGCTCAAGCCGCACCTGTGCAGCAACAAGCCGTCCGCCAGGAGCAGCCGTCGGTGAATTACCGCGATCTGGACCGTCCTACCGTGATGCGCAATCAGGCTCACGCAGGCGCCACTGCTGCGGCAAAAATGAATCCGCAAGACGATCTGGATTACCTGGACATTCCAGCGTTCCTGCGTCGTCAGGCTGATTGA
- the lpxC gene encoding UDP-3-O-acyl-N-acetylglucosamine deacetylase, with amino-acid sequence MIKQRTLKNIIRATGIGLHSGEKVYLTLKPAPVNAGIVFFRTDLEPVVQINAHALNVGDTTLSTTLFNGDVKVDTVEHLLSAMAGLGIDNAYVELSASEVPIMDGSAGPFVFLIQSAGLEEQDAPKKFIRILKEVCVEEDGKYAKFVPFEGFKVSFEIDFDHPYLKNRTQTASVDFSSTSFVKEVSRARTFGFMKDIEYLRKHNLALGGSVENAIVVDKDGVLNEDGLRYEDEFVKHKILDAIGDLYLLGNSLIGEYQGFKSGHGLNNRLLRALIAQEDAWEVVTFADASTAPISYMRPVAAV; translated from the coding sequence ATGATTAAACAACGCACCCTGAAGAATATTATCCGTGCCACAGGTATCGGCCTGCACTCGGGGGAAAAGGTTTACCTGACCCTCAAACCTGCACCTGTGAACGCTGGCATTGTGTTTTTCCGTACCGACCTCGAGCCGGTTGTCCAGATCAACGCACACGCGCTGAATGTGGGCGACACCACGCTTTCCACAACGCTGTTCAATGGCGACGTGAAGGTCGATACGGTTGAGCACTTGCTGTCGGCCATGGCCGGCCTCGGCATCGATAACGCCTACGTTGAACTCTCTGCCTCCGAAGTTCCAATCATGGACGGCAGCGCAGGTCCCTTCGTATTCCTGATCCAGTCAGCTGGCCTGGAAGAACAGGACGCACCGAAGAAATTCATACGCATTCTGAAAGAAGTCTGCGTAGAGGAAGACGGCAAATACGCCAAGTTCGTGCCGTTCGAAGGTTTCAAGGTGAGCTTCGAAATCGATTTCGATCACCCGTACCTGAAGAACCGGACACAGACGGCGAGCGTCGACTTTTCCAGCACTTCGTTCGTAAAAGAAGTGAGCCGTGCGCGTACCTTCGGTTTCATGAAAGACATCGAGTACCTGCGCAAACACAACCTTGCACTGGGCGGGAGCGTTGAAAACGCGATCGTCGTGGACAAGGACGGCGTGTTGAACGAAGACGGCCTGCGGTATGAGGACGAGTTCGTCAAACACAAGATCCTGGATGCCATCGGTGACCTGTATCTGCTGGGCAACAGTTTGATCGGCGAGTACCAGGGCTTCAAATCTGGCCACGGTCTGAACAATCGTCTGCTGCGTGCGTTGATCGCACAGGAAGACGCTTGGGAAGTGGTGACCTTTGCTGATGCCAGTACCGCACCGATCTCGTACATGCGCCCTGTAGCGGCGGTGTAA
- a CDS encoding DciA family protein — protein sequence MAFRPLQARAPAVLLREARPLKAIFNHAQRLAHLQRLLESQLQPAAREHCHVASWREGTLLLVVTDGHWATRLRYQQKRLQRQLVVFKEFANLTRLQLKVQPATIHRAPVGPSRDLSVAAADAINETAEGISDPKLKAALERLAAHARPKDSV from the coding sequence ATGGCCTTTCGTCCCTTGCAGGCTCGCGCTCCGGCTGTGCTTTTGCGCGAAGCCAGGCCGCTCAAAGCCATTTTCAATCATGCCCAGCGATTGGCCCATTTGCAGCGTTTGCTGGAAAGCCAGTTGCAACCCGCTGCGCGCGAGCATTGTCATGTGGCGTCGTGGCGAGAAGGAACACTGCTGCTGGTGGTCACCGACGGCCACTGGGCGACGCGGTTGCGGTATCAACAGAAGCGGCTGCAACGGCAATTGGTGGTCTTCAAGGAATTCGCCAACCTCACGCGATTGCAGTTGAAAGTGCAGCCCGCGACGATCCATCGGGCACCGGTCGGGCCTTCACGGGATTTGTCGGTGGCCGCCGCCGATGCGATCAATGAAACGGCTGAGGGAATCAGCGATCCGAAACTGAAAGCGGCGCTCGAACGATTGGCGGCGCATGCCCGACCTAAAGATTCGGTTTGA
- the secA gene encoding preprotein translocase subunit SecA: MFAPLLKKLFGSKNEREVKRLLKTVQSVNSFEEQMVALSDEQLRAKTEEFKARFAKGETLDKLLPEAFAVCREAGKRVMGMRHFDVQLLGGMTLHEGMIAEMRTGEGKTLVATLAVYLNALSSKGVHVVTVNDYLARRDANWMRPLYEFLGLTVGVVTPFQPPEEKRAAYGSDITYGTNNEFGFDYLRDNMAFSLEDKFQRELNFAVIDEVDSILIDEARTPLIISGQAEDSSKLYTEINKLIPKLEQHIEEVEGVVTKQGHYTIDEKSRQVELNESGHQFIEEMLTEVGLLAEGESLYSAHNLGLLTHVYAGLRAHKLFHRNVEYIVQDGGILLVDEHTGRTMPGRRLSEGLHQAIEAKEHLNIQAESQTLASTTFQNYFRLYNKLSGMTGTADTEAFEFHQIYALAVMVIPPNKPLARKDFNDLVYLTAEEKYQAIITDIKACLAEQRPVLVGTATIETSEHMSNLLKKEGIDHKVLNAKFHEKEAEIIAQAGRPGALTIATNMAGRGTDILLGGNWEVEVASLEDPTPEQVAQIKADWQKRHQQVIQAGGLHVIASERHESRRIDNQLRGRAGRQGDTGSSRFYLSLEDSLMRIFASDRVKNFMKALGMQSGEAIEHRMVTNAIEKAQRKVEGRNFDIRKQLLEFDDVSNEQRKVIYHMRNSLLAAVNIGDTIAEFREEVLDATISAHIPPQSLPEQWDVAGLEAALNSDFGVKLPIQQWLDEDDHLHEENLRPKLLEAIMSAYTEKEDQASAEALRTFEKQILLRVLDDLWKDHLSTMDHLRHGIHLRGYAQKNPKQEYKRESFTLFQELLDSIKRDTIRVLSHVQVRREDPAEEEARLRREAEELAQRMQFQHAEAPGLDQPIALVGEEGDDVAVAAAALSPVRNDQKLGRNELCWCGSGKKFKHCHGQIN, encoded by the coding sequence ATGTTTGCACCTTTGTTAAAAAAACTTTTCGGAAGCAAAAACGAGCGCGAAGTGAAGCGCCTGCTCAAGACGGTCCAGTCCGTTAACAGCTTCGAAGAGCAAATGGTGGCCCTTTCGGACGAGCAACTGCGCGCCAAGACCGAAGAATTCAAGGCCCGCTTCGCCAAAGGTGAGACCCTCGATAAGCTCCTGCCTGAAGCCTTCGCGGTCTGCCGCGAAGCCGGTAAACGCGTCATGGGGATGCGTCACTTCGACGTTCAATTGCTCGGCGGCATGACGCTGCACGAAGGCATGATCGCCGAGATGCGTACCGGTGAAGGTAAAACCCTGGTGGCGACACTGGCGGTGTACCTCAATGCGCTGTCCAGCAAGGGCGTGCACGTTGTCACCGTCAACGACTACCTGGCCCGTCGGGACGCCAACTGGATGCGTCCGTTGTACGAATTCCTCGGTCTGACCGTAGGTGTCGTGACGCCTTTCCAGCCGCCTGAAGAAAAGCGTGCTGCGTATGGCTCCGATATCACCTACGGCACCAACAACGAATTCGGCTTCGACTACCTGCGCGACAACATGGCGTTCAGCCTGGAAGACAAATTCCAGCGCGAGCTGAATTTCGCCGTGATCGACGAAGTGGACTCGATCCTCATCGACGAAGCCCGTACCCCGCTGATCATCTCCGGCCAGGCCGAAGACAGCTCCAAGCTCTACACCGAAATCAACAAGCTGATCCCTAAACTCGAACAACACATCGAGGAAGTGGAAGGCGTGGTGACCAAGCAGGGCCACTACACCATCGACGAGAAATCCCGTCAGGTGGAGTTGAACGAGTCCGGTCACCAGTTCATCGAAGAAATGCTCACCGAAGTCGGCCTGCTGGCTGAAGGCGAGAGCCTGTACTCGGCGCACAACCTGGGCCTGCTGACCCACGTTTACGCCGGTCTGCGTGCGCACAAACTGTTCCATCGCAACGTCGAATACATCGTTCAGGACGGCGGCATTCTGCTGGTCGACGAACACACCGGTCGTACCATGCCGGGTCGTCGTCTGTCGGAAGGTCTGCACCAGGCCATCGAAGCCAAAGAACACCTGAACATTCAGGCCGAAAGCCAGACCCTGGCCTCGACCACGTTCCAGAACTACTTCCGTCTGTACAACAAACTGTCCGGCATGACCGGTACAGCCGACACCGAAGCGTTCGAATTCCACCAGATCTACGCCCTGGCCGTGATGGTCATTCCGCCGAACAAGCCGTTGGCGCGTAAAGACTTCAATGACCTGGTGTATCTGACCGCCGAGGAGAAATACCAGGCGATCATCACCGACATCAAGGCCTGTCTGGCCGAACAGCGTCCGGTGCTGGTAGGTACAGCGACCATCGAAACTTCTGAGCACATGTCCAACCTGCTCAAGAAAGAAGGCATCGATCACAAGGTTCTGAACGCCAAGTTCCACGAAAAAGAAGCAGAAATTATCGCGCAGGCCGGTCGTCCGGGTGCCCTGACCATCGCCACCAACATGGCCGGCCGTGGTACCGACATCCTGTTGGGCGGTAACTGGGAAGTTGAAGTCGCCAGCCTGGAAGACCCGACCCCTGAGCAAGTCGCGCAGATCAAGGCCGACTGGCAGAAGCGCCATCAGCAAGTGATTCAGGCGGGCGGTCTGCACGTGATCGCGTCCGAGCGTCATGAATCCCGTCGTATCGATAACCAGCTACGCGGTCGCGCCGGTCGTCAGGGTGACACCGGTTCGAGCCGTTTCTACCTGTCGCTGGAAGACAGCCTGATGCGCATCTTCGCCTCTGACCGGGTGAAGAACTTCATGAAGGCGCTGGGCATGCAGTCCGGTGAGGCGATCGAGCACCGCATGGTGACTAACGCCATCGAGAAGGCCCAACGCAAGGTCGAAGGCCGTAACTTCGACATTCGTAAGCAACTGCTCGAATTCGACGACGTTTCCAACGAACAACGTAAAGTGATCTACCACATGCGCAACAGCCTGCTGGCTGCGGTGAACATTGGTGACACCATTGCCGAGTTCCGCGAAGAAGTCCTCGACGCCACCATCAGCGCACACATTCCGCCGCAATCCCTGCCAGAGCAGTGGGACGTCGCCGGTCTGGAAGCCGCGCTGAACAGCGATTTCGGCGTGAAACTGCCGATTCAGCAGTGGCTGGACGAAGACGATCACCTGCACGAAGAAAACCTGCGTCCGAAACTGCTGGAAGCCATCATGTCGGCTTACACCGAGAAGGAAGACCAGGCGAGCGCCGAAGCCCTGCGCACCTTCGAGAAGCAGATTCTGCTGCGCGTACTGGACGATCTGTGGAAAGACCACCTGTCGACCATGGACCACCTGCGTCATGGTATCCACCTGCGCGGCTACGCTCAGAAGAACCCGAAACAGGAATACAAGCGCGAGTCCTTCACTCTGTTCCAGGAACTGCTCGATTCGATCAAGCGCGACACCATTCGTGTGCTGTCTCACGTCCAGGTTCGCCGCGAAGACCCGGCCGAGGAGGAGGCGCGCCTGCGTCGCGAAGCCGAAGAACTGGCTCAGCGCATGCAATTCCAGCACGCCGAAGCACCGGGTCTGGATCAGCCAATCGCACTGGTGGGCGAAGAGGGTGACGACGTCGCTGTCGCCGCTGCCGCGCTGTCGCCGGTTCGCAATGACCAGAAATTGGGTCGCAACGAGCTGTGCTGGTGCGGTTCAGGCAAGAAATTCAAGCATTGCCATGGCCAGATCAATTAA